The sequence tagccctcagccgagcaattcagtccctcagggagtttagatttgtctatggagcttccgtgatcttgccttgtgcaagttgtgttggcttccccagtgttgtgtactgtcttaccctaaagagacaatagataagtggtaaatttggtgaagggtaacaaAGGGTCATGATTCTTGATTACACTGGCTTACTTAAGCACTACATCTTCTACTCTTTGAAATCCTGTCCAAACTCCTGAGGCAGAAATCTACAGAAATATGCCCAGCTAAAGATTTTCCTTCCTCCATtcattttttattgaaaaaacaaaacaaaggcaaAAGATTTCCAGTCTAATAATTATCAGGCATTGAGCTAAGAATCATCTTTGaacttgtcttctttgtggttgtcAATAGGCGAAGATAGCCAGCCAgtcaatgttttggttttgtgagGCAAGAGAAAGACCTTAGACCCCAAGGAATGAGGAGATACAGTTTTAAAGAGGGCATTCTTCTGATAGGTTTCTGGCCTAGAGTTCACCGTGGCAAAACTGCAGGGAGGAGATTGTTGCACTATGTTTCAGATGTTCTGACCTTCACACATTCCTCTCTCAGTATTACCTGGATCCTTCTTACCTACCTTCTATTCATCCTCAGTCTGTAGTTTTTTGTCATTTACttatagagtcctttcccaaaaTTTCAGCTCTGTGGACCCTTAGTTTGTTACATTGTTCTTTATATATCAATAATCACCACTGGGTGTATGTAGTTGTTTGTGTGATGAATTTtacacatctattttttttttttttttatgaaataacCCTAGACCAAGTAGGtccttagcaaatatttattgaatgaataaaattgTAGCTGGATCAGATGGCCTTTCCACCTTCAGGATTTTATGATCCTACCAATTAAATATTCCAACTCTGAGATGGCCAGGGTgctgacataaacagaatactgGAAGAATTGGTGCAGATGATACAAAGGACAGATGAAGAATTCTCTTCTCCTCTAAAATATTTCCTAAGCTGCTCATCAAGCTGTGAAAGATCCTCATTCACAAAGAGCCAGCTAAGTAACTGCTGCACCACAAATCACACAACTCTACttcctcttcaccttcaactcCTCTCCCCTAGTGCTATCACTTGAATTCATGATTCAGGAGAACCAGTATCCTTCCTATTGCTTACGTTTGTGAGATAGAGGCATCTGCTTTCTAAGTTCCGAATCTTACTGTGACTCTCAGGTGACATGATAGCTTCGGGTTACGTTTTCTTGTTTCTAGTTCATTCCTTTTATCATATGCCTTAAACACAAACACCTTGACAAGCTTTTGCAAATTCAACCTATTATCTTTTCTATGTCTCCTTCCAAACAAACATGTTATCATTACCCGTAAATATTCAAACACCTTTTTTAATGTTCCTACAGATTTACCGCCAAAATCTCTACCACTGTACACACAGTGCCGCCCAGAATTTATTTTCATTCCAGCAGAATAGCAGTATGCTCATCAAGAATACAAGGAGAGTGCAAGAGAACAAGTGATCCAAAAGCCAATAGGGTCCTCTCTTGAGGAAGCTGTCAACAACGATGAGCTGTGCAAGTTAAGGCAGACATAATAACTAGGGGAGAAGATATCAAAGATCTGCATTACAAAGTGAACCACCTAGATTTTAAATGAATCCCTAACACATTTTGTTACTATAAAAACAGAAACATCTATCTACAGTGATGTTTGCTTGGGCATATTCTCTTGGATACCTTATTAAAAGAGATTTCTAAATAATTTGCTATTACCAAAATACCCATACCTCACTTATCTGGTGCTTTcataattcagttaaaaaattCAGAAATCAGAAAAGCAAACTTAGCTGCCAAGAGGAAAATATTTCATTCCATGGGATTTCTATTGGCTATCTCACAGTGACCTGGAACAATACACCACAGCACAGCTTTCTTTCAGAATCCATTTAGGTCtaggcaaaaaaagaaaccacatAAAATGGAGCTCTGGAACTCATCCTTGGGAAGTGACTTCGTCTTGATGGGCATTCTGAATAACAGTGGGTCTCCTGAACTGCTCTGTGCCACAATCACAATCCTGTACATGTTGGCTCTGACCAGCAATGGCCTGTTACTCCTGGTCATCACAATGGATGTCCGACTCCACATGCCCATGTACCTCCTGCTTGGACAGCTCTCGTTCATGGACCTCCTCTTCACATCTGTTGTCACTCCGAAGGCCCTTGTGGACTTTctgcaccaagaaaacagcatttCCTTTGGAGGCTGTGCCCTTCAGATGTTCCTAGCACTGGCATTGGGTGGTGCAGAGGACCTCCTACTGGCCTTCATGGCCTATGACAGGTATGTGGCCATTTGCCATCCTCTGAACTACATGGTCCTCATGAGACCAAGGGTCTGCTGGCTCATGGTGGTGACCTCTTGGATCCTGGCATCCCTGAGTGCTCTAGGACATACCTTGTACACCATGCACTTCCCTTTCTGCATGTCCCGGGAAATCAGGCACCTTCTCTGTGAGATCCCACCTCTGCTGAAGTTGGCCTGTGCTGATACTTCCAGATATGAGCTCATGGTGTACGTGACAGGTGTGACTTTCCTCTTGCTTCCCCTCTCTGTCATTGTTGCTTCCTACATATTAATCTTATTTACTGTGCTCCACATGTCCTCAAATGAGGGAAGGCAAAAAGCTCTTGTCACGTGCTCTTCCCACCTTACTGTGGTTGGGATGTTCTATGGAGGTGCCACATTCATGTATGTCTTGCCCAGTTCTTTCCACAGCCCCAAGCAGGACAACATCATCTCTGTTTTCTACACAATCATCACCCCAGCTCTGAACCCTCTCATCTACAGCATGAGGAATAAAGAGGTCATGGGGGCCCTGAGGAGGGTCCTGGAAAAATACATGTCGTAGGCACCCTCCACACTCTAGGACAAGATCATGGCTTGCTTTTCTCCATTCCTTCTCTAAATCAGAGGATTTGTGCTATGAATCATGTACTCACATAAGGCCAgcattacctgttgctgtcatcGATTCCAACAAATGGCcaccccatgggtgcagagtagagctgagctccataagattttcaaagctatgacctttcagaagcagatcagcaggactttcttctaaagcatctctgggtgggtttgaagcaccaaacTTTCCATtactagtcgagtgcttaaccgattgtgccatccagggacaggGCCACCATAGTAAACCTGCCACCATAGTAGGGTGAAAGAATTATAAATGTAATCGGTTCAATCAATCTTTAATGATGATACACTATCTGAGATGATGCATATACTCTATAAAATTgcctttattttctcctttgtatcTTGTGAGCATAGAGACCTTAAGCTGAATTTACTTGGGACATATCATCTTGTCCTTGGAAGCTCATGTTATAAAagtaactagaaaaagaagaacattgAGTATGTGTCTTAGAGTCACTCTATGGTAGGGCATCATCTTAACACAATTACTGAGTAGACACGGTTGCGgataaagtttaaaattcaatATAATGTAGCCCTGAGAAATAATAGTAGTTTTGGAGTAACCAAACTCCAGTAGCTTCTTAAAACCAGAATAAGACTGCTACCATTTGTACTGGATCTTAGACAATTGATAGAGACAAGGAGCCTCAATAATACATTCAACTTTCTGTTTATGAGGTAGATAGATGCTTGAACAATTAGTAGGAAAGGATAATAGATGTATATCTGCATTTGCACTGCAAATCTTGCAAGCAGTTGACATTGATTACACAGATAAAGATGAATGTTTACACTGAGATAGTGGAAGAGGCTAAGAAGTGGAACCTGACATTTCTACTTGGAAACTTGCACAGAATCTTTTTAAAATGAGACATTTTCCAGATTTGCAGTGAGGATTAGAGATACAAGAGCAGTGATGAAAATCTGTTGTGTATATtgtttgaattaaaaaaagtgGCCTGTGTATATACGCGGATGTGTTTTGAAAAATCAAAAGAGTCAAAGGAGCTCATTCTTgaagtgattatatatatatgcatatgactagatggcaatggtatGGTTatccacatgaaaaaaaaaaggaaggctaaAATATATAATTCACTTTCTAGCTTGCTTAAACAtgctttattattatcatttgatttattgcagtggaaagatttattttaaaaagctggGAAATTAAATTCATTGAATTAAGAAGTTCCAAAATACCTTGTATGATGTATGTGAGGCTTAAAGTTATTACATTTACAAATAGCCAGTTAAATCAGCATTCTGAATAATTCTTCCATTTTAGCTATTAAtattcccccccctttttttttacagttgcctgaatatatattttcttcttttaaatttggTGGTAGTGAATATTTCTGGGCTAGGTCTCTAATTCCAATAGTTTATCAATACTCCCATCTCTCACTTTTCTTCACCaacttttccttcagttttatCACTTGCTTATTCTTCCTGATCAACTTTTGAATTATTTGCCAATATTCAAAATATCCCATTGATATATTGTGATTATATTTAACTCACAAAATAATTTGGAATTTCGACTCTTTGCAAATACTCCCTCATACCTTCCAGGAAGAGTATTCAATCACGCCAACCTCCTTTTACTTCTTTCTATCGCTATTACTGTCACTGAACAAAAGTGCTATGTTTGCCTATCAGATTGGAGTTTTGGTACAAACTTTTAGGGCTAGAACTGAGACTGATTCTTGAGTATAATCATGAGTCTGGAACCAGACTGCCCGGGTTTTATCCCCAGCTCTAACACTTACTATCTGTGAGACTTAGACGTGTTACTTGAACACTCTGTAAAAAGGGGTTTGAAAAGTATATCCCCCATAGAGTTGTGAATGTTAAATTAGTTATATACATAAAGTGCTTAcaacagtgcctgggacataaTAAGCTCTCGATAATTATTTTCTATAATCATCAATCCTGCTGGAACTCCTGAGCTACACTGTCCAGGCCAGTCATTCCAGCCCTCAAATGTCATATCAAAACAGTATTGGTCACAGGTGGAATAGCCAGAGCCACACTGAAGTAGAGTTTGGAGTGTATGTGAGATATTTATTAGTGGCCAATATCTATAAAAGGACAGGGGAGGAAGCAGCACCAGAGAGAGGAAAAATAGAATTTGATTCAAGTTCAGCAAAGCTTGTCCAGCCCAGCAGAAATCTGTGGAGTGAGAATTGCCAGCCAGAGTCATCTGACATCAGGCCAAACAGAGTGGACCCTCCCTATCTCAGTCATGGATACTGGCTGCCCCAGAAGAGAGAGAACCAGGGGCAAAGGCTCTCTGCAACTGAGACAGACCCCAAAGTTGCTGAGAGCTGGAGGCTGTAGATTGACCACATTTCCAACAGCTGGGCCgcaaaatttttccttccccaatagCTACTTGCTCCTGCTTTTGTCTTCATTCCCAGACCTCAGGAGAGTAAATGAAAGCCTGAGGCAATCCTTGAGTAATTTCCCTAGAGACTCCCAGGAAGGCTCCGAGGAAGATCTGGGCAGCACATCTTTCTGTCTACTGCATTATTGGATAGGCTGACTCAAGGGTTATGTAATTTTTAGAATATACAATTGCTTGAATTTGTAATTTACTGTTAATTAAAGACACAAACTCCTGATCTTACGTGGTAGTTTGTGGTTTCGTGTCCTGTAGAGTTGCAAATAACTTGTGAAtagtaaaaaatacaaatttttaacCACAAGGGTTTCAATTTATTGCTCTCTGGGCCTTCAGCCCATTTTGCCTTTAACCTGACAATCTTATTCTAACATTTTAAAGTGCCTTTCATAATAAAATACGTAAACTCCTGTTCCTCAAATGCTTTTTGAACCAGTTTTATCATCTTCCAATTCCAGTCATTAATAAATTAGTAAGTATATCATCATCccagtggagaaagatgtggcagtctgcttccatagatttacagccttggaaaccctatggggcagtactattctgtcttatagggtcactataaggcggaatccactcaatggcagtggttttggttttgttctatTTGTAAtagtcatatttttaaattttgaaaattatacttcaacatgAAGAGGGAacaaagaacagagatttatgaTTCATCTACCTGACAAAATTATAGCTTTTATACtttataaaatggaaaatgtGAATTTTAATATCATTACCTACGATGACCAATGAGCATGTCTTAATCGTCAAccctaagtgtgtgtgtgtatgtgtttttcctAAAAAGTGTGTTtagattgtacttcttcctttaCCTACATAAATCATCCTATTTTCTTTCCAAAAGTACTGTTTTTTTCAATGAGTGCTAATTGAAAAGACTCGAAATTTAAGGCCTCAGGCCATAATTCATTCATTTTGATTCAGAATTTAAAGAGGCTACAAAATTTTACAATATTCATAAAATGCAAAGTAAGACTACaattgggaatacaaaatggcctGGTCACTATGGAAAAGTGTTTGGCAAtttattataaatttaaatatacacTTATCATCCAATCCAGGAATTTCACTTCTAAGTATTTACACAAGTGAGTAGACAACCTATATTCACTCAAAACCCTGTAAATTAACTTTTATATTGGCTTTTTCAAAATCAACAAGAGCTTGAAACAATCTAAAGGTCCTTCAATTGCTGAAAGGATAAACAACCTatgctatgtatatatatatacaattggATACTATTCATAATTAACGAGAACTAACATACACAAGAGTATGGATGAATCTAAAATATATTGtgcttttagtttttatttttcatttatccccacTCTTGAATGACGCTTTAGCAATACACAGAATTCTAGGTGTGCAGTTATATCCCCTTAGCAATTCTGAAGATACTTTTCTCTTGTCCTATTACTGTCACTGAAAATTCACTGCCATCTAATTGTCTTAGTGGGTAATCTGTCTTTTACCCCTGGAAGCATTTAAGAGACTTTCATTATCACTGACGTTTTACAGTTTCAGTAGagtgtggatttctttttatgtttcctCCTGAATACTTGGAAACTTGTCCATTCTCCCTTCAAGCATCACCGAGCTCACTGGTGGCATACAACAGTACCACcaagacacacatacatatgcagaGCCTCACTGGATTGTGAAAGTTCAATGAACGGAGGGCCTGTCTGGTAATTGCAGACTCCAATGAATGTGGTCATATTGAATTGGAAATAGTCCAGGATAAGAGGATCCTGAAGGGCGGGGAGGGGAACAGGTATCATCATCCCACACATGCCACAGAACACATATTATGATCTGGGGCAGAGAAGCAGCCACGCAAGAGACCCTTGTTTCCTGGTCTTGATACTGTGTATTCAATTAGCTATTTAGAACCAGGCCATCAGTGCTTCCCTTAGGGTGGAATCAAAACCAAGGGCCTCAGAGCTCATTTGGTGATAGAATAGTATAGGGACCGCAGGTCAGGAAACATGCTCAAGAGGATTCATTAACATCCCATTTCATGAGCCAACATTTCCAGGGGATGTCATTTCAACTGAGAGAATCAGTTCCTCTAAACATCAGGGTAAAACAAAAGTAGAATGAGGTTACAGGATAAGGAGTCAGCATAGTTTCCCCAGGACAGGCCTTGGTTCACTGTTGGCTCCAGCAACAGGGAGGTTGGTCACTGCTTGATCTTCTTGGGGCAGCCTTCCAATATCTACTTCCCCCTGTTTTATCTTCACAACCAGACAGAGCAGAGTAAATGACAGTCTGAACACCTGGACTCAAAGGCTCCATCTGACAAACACTCCAGGATTAGGTGGGCTCCCTTCCTGGGAGACTGTGTGAGAGAAGCAGTTTCTGCTAATTCTTCACAGGTGTGAGAACAGGAAAGTCATCTTCTTGTTCCATAAGAAATG comes from Elephas maximus indicus isolate mEleMax1 chromosome 7, mEleMax1 primary haplotype, whole genome shotgun sequence and encodes:
- the LOC126079312 gene encoding olfactory receptor 2AG2-like — its product is MELWNSSLGSDFVLMGILNNSGSPELLCATITILYMLALTSNGLLLLVITMDVRLHMPMYLLLGQLSFMDLLFTSVVTPKALVDFLHQENSISFGGCALQMFLALALGGAEDLLLAFMAYDRYVAICHPLNYMVLMRPRVCWLMVVTSWILASLSALGHTLYTMHFPFCMSREIRHLLCEIPPLLKLACADTSRYELMVYVTGVTFLLLPLSVIVASYILILFTVLHMSSNEGRQKALVTCSSHLTVVGMFYGGATFMYVLPSSFHSPKQDNIISVFYTIITPALNPLIYSMRNKEVMGALRRVLEKYMS